A single window of Aphidius gifuensis isolate YNYX2018 linkage group LG1, ASM1490517v1, whole genome shotgun sequence DNA harbors:
- the LOC122847840 gene encoding tubulointerstitial nephritis antigen-like, protein MNRNITLSAQQFIDCIDEKSQCAPGNPVNAWNYAKTAKLMSEKSYPWTGLNNKCQVSTKQCQDENCHLNKLYSVDSVVHLPSSHVDLMNEILYEGSIQATMRVNKKFSLYESGIHECLKSLPTIGYHSVRIVGWSETKNNKQYWIAANSWGTNWGENGYFRITKGTNECDIESHALAANIREKENPSPVILHLLMI, encoded by the exons atgaacCGCAATATTACACTAAGTGCTCAACAATTTATTGACTgcattgatgaaaaatcacAATGTGCTCCAGGCAATCCAGTCAATGCATGGAATTATGCCAAAACAGCAAA attaatgAGTGAAAAATCTTATCCCTGGACTGGTTTAAATAACAAGTGTCAAGTTTCTACTAAACAATGCCAGGATGAAAATtgtcatttgaataaattatattctgtCGATAGTGTTGTTCATTTACCATCTTCTCATGTTGATCTCATGAATGAAATTCTTTACGAAGGATCCATTCAAg CAACAATGAGagtgaacaaaaaattttctctttaCGAGTCTGGGATTCACGAGTGTCTTAAAAGTTTACCTACAATTGGATATCATTCAGTACGAATAGTTGGCTGGTCTGagacaaaaaacaacaaacaatattgg attGCTGCTAATTCTTGGGGCACCAACTGGGGAGAAAATGGTTATTTTAGAATTACAAAAGGGACTAATGAGTGTGACATTGAATCACATGCACTGGCTGCAAATATACGAGAAAAGGA aAATCCATCACCagttattttacatttacttATGAtctaa
- the LOC122860900 gene encoding protein bicaudal D isoform X2 has product MATTNDELRSEIERLSRELDLASTEKIQSAQYGLALLEEKSTLEQRCNDLESLYENARHDLEITQEALAKFHTTTKLTTKSGIEQEESLLNETAARETSLQTQIIELENEIKQVRHELDRVEAERDHALQEREDVGKDHQHAESERKKLRTDLRECRFRETRLLQDYSELEDENITLQKQVSTLRSSQVEFESAKYEIRRLNEEVELLNSQVKELSKLKNIAEEQMEEALESLQAEREAKYSLKKELDQRMNNESIYNLSNLALSIRGITDDQTICSDGEDDSPALRRIEDDLKTQEPGTSATSVKQVDLFSEIHLNELKKLEKQLEIVENEKIILTQNLRDSQHVIEKSQGELQAFVARIVQLAAHVQSLQHLHSKLPDKQTDETALDKLTQAVMQYHQWSTMSAREINQLQNDLAELEAGLTISDTTQQLRTELTNLRNKLLDTESKNSQLESDIIVLSKLAGDAGGCLDKAQNDLQNISDELAQLYHHVCTVNGETPSRVILDHEKIVPDKDDEEDNGKIEWFRTLSKTDLPIKELESLSKAKEISKSIETAMDQIKHLKNAVEHTIDMSKLKGSQANISDCENKAEEGDLQEQVIKLKALLSAKREQIATLRTVLKSNKNTAEVALTNLKSKYESEKIIVGETISKLRNELRRLKENAATFSSLRAMFAARCEEYVTQVEELQRQLAVAEEDRKTLNHLLRLAVQQKLGLTMKLEELEVDRELRNTRRHGTGGNGRGRARLQQQSNRPHMGRDFF; this is encoded by the exons atggcaactACAAATGATGAATTACGATCGGAAATTGAAAGACTATCAAGAGAACTTGATTTGGCATCaactgaaaaaattcaatcagcTCAATATGGTCTTGCACTTTTGGAAGAAAAATCAACACTTGAACAACGGTGCAATGATCTTGAATCACTCTATGAAAATGCCAGGCATGATCTCGAAATTACCCAAGAG GCATTAGCAAAATTTCATACAACAACAAAGCTAACAACAAAAAGTGGCATTGAACAAGAAGAGAGTTTACTTAATGAAACAGCAGCTCGAGAAACGTCATTGCAAACACAAATAATTGAATtggaaaatgaaataaaacag gtGCGACATGAATTGGATCGTGTGGAAGCAGAGCGTGACCATGCCCTTCAAGAACGTGAAGATGTTGGAAAAGATCATCAACATGCTGAAAGTGAACGTAAAAAATTACGTACTGATTTACGTGAATGTCGTTTTCGTGAAACTCGTTTATTACAAGATTATTCTGAGCttgaagatgaaaatataacaTTACAAAAACAAGTATCAACATTACGTTCAAGTCAAGTTGAATTTGAAAGTGCAAAATATGAAATACGTAGATTAAATGAAgaagttgaattattaaatagtcAAGTTAaagaattatcaaaattaaaaaatattgctgaagAACAAATGGAAGAAGCACTTGAATCATTACAAGCTGAACGTGAagcaaaatattcattaaaaaaagaacTTGATCAACGTATGAATAAtgaatcaatatataatttaagtaATTTAGCATTATCAATACGTGGTATAACTGATGATCAAACAATTTGTAGTGATGGTGAAGATGATTCACCAGCATTACGACGTATTGaagatgatttaaaaacaCAAGAACCAGGTACATCTGCCACAAGTGTTAaacaagttgatttattttcggaaattcatttaaatgaattaaaaaaactagaaaaacaattggaaattgttgaaaatgaaaaaataatattaacacaaAATTTACGTGATAGTCAgcatgttattgaaaaaagtcAAGGTGAATTACAAGCATTTGTTGCTAGAATTGTACAATTAGCAGCACATGTACAATCATTACAACATTTACATTCAAAATTACCAGATAAACAAACTGATGAAACTGCATTGGACAAATTAACTcag gcTGTCATGCAGTATCATCAATGGAGTACAATGTCTGCTCGTGAAATTAATCAACTACAAAATGATCTTGCTGAACTTGAAGCTGGACTAACAATATCTGATACAACTCAACAATTAAGAACAGAGCTAACAAATCTTCGTAAtaag ttATTGGATACTGAGAGTAAAAATTCACAGCTTGAATCagatattattgtattatcaaaattagcTGGTGATGCTGGTGGTTGTTTGGATAAAGCACAAAatgatttacaaaatatatctGATGAACTTGCACAATTGTATCATCATGTTTGTACAGTTAATGGTGAAACACCATCAAGAGTTATACttgatcatgaaaaaatagttcctgataaagatgatgaagaagataaTGGTAAAATTGAGTGGTTTAGAACATTATCAAAAACTGATTTACCAATAAAAGAACTTGAGAGTTTAAGTAAAGCCAAGGAAATTAGTAAATCAATTGAAACAGCTATGGatcaaataaaacatttgaaaaatgcTGTTGAACATACTATTGACATGTCAAAATTAAAAGGAAGTCAAGCAAATATATCTGACT GTGAAAATAAAGCTGAAGAAGGTGATCTTCAAGAacaagttattaaattaaaagcatTGTTGTCAGCAAAACGTGAACAAATAGCAACATTAAGAACAGTacttaaatcaaataaaaatacagctGAAGTTGCATTGACCAATCTCAAGAGCAAGTATGAAAGTGAAAAGATTATTGTCGGTGaaacaatatcaaaattacGAAATGAATTGAGAAGATTGAAAGAAAACGCAGCAACATTTTCAa GTTTACGTGCAATGTTTGCTGCACGATGTGAGGAATATGTAACACAAGTTGAAGAATTACAACGTCAACTTGCTGTTGCTGAAGAAGATAGAAAAACATTGAATCATTTATTACGTCTAGCTGTACAACAAAAATTGGGACTTACAATGAAACTTGAAGAGCTTGAAGTTGATCGTGAATTAAGAAATACACGTAGACATGGTACTGGTGGTAATGGACGTGGTCGTGCACGTTTACAGCAACAATCAAACCGTCCACATATGggtcgtgattttttttag
- the LOC122860900 gene encoding protein bicaudal D isoform X1 — protein sequence MATTNDELRSEIERLSRELDLASTEKIQSAQYGLALLEEKSTLEQRCNDLESLYENARHDLEITQEALAKFHTTTKLTTKSGIEQEESLLNETAARETSLQTQIIELENEIKQVRHELDRVEAERDHALQEREDVGKDHQHAESERKKLRTDLRECRFRETRLLQDYSELEDENITLQKQVSTLRSSQVEFESAKYEIRRLNEEVELLNSQVKELSKLKNIAEEQMEEALESLQAEREAKYSLKKELDQRMNNESIYNLSNLALSIRGITDDQTICSDGEDDSPALRRIEDDLKTQEPGTSATSVKQVDLFSEIHLNELKKLEKQLEIVENEKIILTQNLRDSQHVIEKSQGELQAFVARIVQLAAHVQSLQHLHSKLPDKQTDETALDKLTQAVMQYHQWSTMSAREINQLQNDLAELEAGLTISDTTQQLRTELTNLRNKIPMSEMCIKKKLLDTESKNSQLESDIIVLSKLAGDAGGCLDKAQNDLQNISDELAQLYHHVCTVNGETPSRVILDHEKIVPDKDDEEDNGKIEWFRTLSKTDLPIKELESLSKAKEISKSIETAMDQIKHLKNAVEHTIDMSKLKGSQANISDCENKAEEGDLQEQVIKLKALLSAKREQIATLRTVLKSNKNTAEVALTNLKSKYESEKIIVGETISKLRNELRRLKENAATFSSLRAMFAARCEEYVTQVEELQRQLAVAEEDRKTLNHLLRLAVQQKLGLTMKLEELEVDRELRNTRRHGTGGNGRGRARLQQQSNRPHMGRDFF from the exons atggcaactACAAATGATGAATTACGATCGGAAATTGAAAGACTATCAAGAGAACTTGATTTGGCATCaactgaaaaaattcaatcagcTCAATATGGTCTTGCACTTTTGGAAGAAAAATCAACACTTGAACAACGGTGCAATGATCTTGAATCACTCTATGAAAATGCCAGGCATGATCTCGAAATTACCCAAGAG GCATTAGCAAAATTTCATACAACAACAAAGCTAACAACAAAAAGTGGCATTGAACAAGAAGAGAGTTTACTTAATGAAACAGCAGCTCGAGAAACGTCATTGCAAACACAAATAATTGAATtggaaaatgaaataaaacag gtGCGACATGAATTGGATCGTGTGGAAGCAGAGCGTGACCATGCCCTTCAAGAACGTGAAGATGTTGGAAAAGATCATCAACATGCTGAAAGTGAACGTAAAAAATTACGTACTGATTTACGTGAATGTCGTTTTCGTGAAACTCGTTTATTACAAGATTATTCTGAGCttgaagatgaaaatataacaTTACAAAAACAAGTATCAACATTACGTTCAAGTCAAGTTGAATTTGAAAGTGCAAAATATGAAATACGTAGATTAAATGAAgaagttgaattattaaatagtcAAGTTAaagaattatcaaaattaaaaaatattgctgaagAACAAATGGAAGAAGCACTTGAATCATTACAAGCTGAACGTGAagcaaaatattcattaaaaaaagaacTTGATCAACGTATGAATAAtgaatcaatatataatttaagtaATTTAGCATTATCAATACGTGGTATAACTGATGATCAAACAATTTGTAGTGATGGTGAAGATGATTCACCAGCATTACGACGTATTGaagatgatttaaaaacaCAAGAACCAGGTACATCTGCCACAAGTGTTAaacaagttgatttattttcggaaattcatttaaatgaattaaaaaaactagaaaaacaattggaaattgttgaaaatgaaaaaataatattaacacaaAATTTACGTGATAGTCAgcatgttattgaaaaaagtcAAGGTGAATTACAAGCATTTGTTGCTAGAATTGTACAATTAGCAGCACATGTACAATCATTACAACATTTACATTCAAAATTACCAGATAAACAAACTGATGAAACTGCATTGGACAAATTAACTcag gcTGTCATGCAGTATCATCAATGGAGTACAATGTCTGCTCGTGAAATTAATCAACTACAAAATGATCTTGCTGAACTTGAAGCTGGACTAACAATATCTGATACAACTCAACAATTAAGAACAGAGCTAACAAATCTTCGTAAtaag ATACCAATGTCAGAGAtgtgcattaaaaaaaag ttATTGGATACTGAGAGTAAAAATTCACAGCTTGAATCagatattattgtattatcaaaattagcTGGTGATGCTGGTGGTTGTTTGGATAAAGCACAAAatgatttacaaaatatatctGATGAACTTGCACAATTGTATCATCATGTTTGTACAGTTAATGGTGAAACACCATCAAGAGTTATACttgatcatgaaaaaatagttcctgataaagatgatgaagaagataaTGGTAAAATTGAGTGGTTTAGAACATTATCAAAAACTGATTTACCAATAAAAGAACTTGAGAGTTTAAGTAAAGCCAAGGAAATTAGTAAATCAATTGAAACAGCTATGGatcaaataaaacatttgaaaaatgcTGTTGAACATACTATTGACATGTCAAAATTAAAAGGAAGTCAAGCAAATATATCTGACT GTGAAAATAAAGCTGAAGAAGGTGATCTTCAAGAacaagttattaaattaaaagcatTGTTGTCAGCAAAACGTGAACAAATAGCAACATTAAGAACAGTacttaaatcaaataaaaatacagctGAAGTTGCATTGACCAATCTCAAGAGCAAGTATGAAAGTGAAAAGATTATTGTCGGTGaaacaatatcaaaattacGAAATGAATTGAGAAGATTGAAAGAAAACGCAGCAACATTTTCAa GTTTACGTGCAATGTTTGCTGCACGATGTGAGGAATATGTAACACAAGTTGAAGAATTACAACGTCAACTTGCTGTTGCTGAAGAAGATAGAAAAACATTGAATCATTTATTACGTCTAGCTGTACAACAAAAATTGGGACTTACAATGAAACTTGAAGAGCTTGAAGTTGATCGTGAATTAAGAAATACACGTAGACATGGTACTGGTGGTAATGGACGTGGTCGTGCACGTTTACAGCAACAATCAAACCGTCCACATATGggtcgtgattttttttag
- the LOC122860902 gene encoding uncharacterized protein LOC122860902 has product MEISNEKRQKENDIKCLDIVENEINILPTNTKQEYNDVDDGDDNATCMQNKVIERVNNDCLAQIFTHIPPFERPKVAQVCKKWKEALPYSWSNNVQKLEYLYWKYDRDETEQTNKKSRCLKRLINQCGRYLTELDIIGYGNSNIMPLIKKTCPQIVSLRLRFANVKNVHFKNAFSNMSSLQSLKIIFQCNSSIPTELINSLIDVADTLNHLAFFNWRITRRNEEIPNIFTSVLSQLNALEYFDLFGYLNDVNRPLFYAAPMNADVFHQDDLIPLRYEGRFGEAEYINDTDNDGVTDDFLINVANNFRKLETLKIWGFQVTDIGIIALTHKKSLRQLRIRFEDDSFNYYITDSSVQFFKNMTYLDVRMCSVTNYSIIKVIENSPELKILRVAFTKVTHELVKKAAELTRNRKNGIILSMMISLANIDGIFDTPEYKSPFLEIECVVSTRDLLDDDE; this is encoded by the exons atggagATCTCGAATGAAAAAAGGCAAAAggaaaatgatattaaatgtCTAGATAtagttgaaaatgaaattaatattttaccaaCTAACACAAAGCAAGAG tacaatgatgttgatgatggtgatgataatgCAACATGCATGCAAAATAAAGTAATTGAACgtgttaataatgattgtttgGCACAAATATTTACACATATACCACCATTTGAGAGGCCAAAAGTTGCACAAG TATGTAAAAAATGGAAAGAAGCTCTCCCTTATTCTTGGTCCAATAATGTACAAAAACTTGAATATCTTTATTGGAAATATGATCGTGATGAAActgaacaaacaaataaaaaatcgagATGTTTAAAAAGACTAATAAATCAGTGTGGTCGTTATTTAACAGAGTTAGATATAATTGGCTATggtaattcaaatataatgccattgattaaaaaaacttgtccACAAATTGTAAGCCTACGATTGAGATTTgcaaatgttaaaaatgtacattttaaaaatgcattttcaAACATGTCTAGTCTTCAAtcgctaaaaataatatttcaatgtaatTCAAGCATACCAACTGAGttgataaattcattgattGATGTTGCTGATACATTGAATCATCTTGCATTTTTCAATTGGAGAATAACTAGACGTAACGAAGAAATaccaaatatatttacttca GTGCTTTCTCAATTAAATGCCTTggaatattttgatttattcgGTTATCTGAATGATGTCAATAGACCATTATTTTACGCAGCACCAATGAATGCTGACGTTTTTCACCAAGATGACCTTATTCCGCTCAGATATGAAGGACGCTTTGGAGAAGCTGAATACATAAATGATACTGATAATGACGGCGTAACAGATGATTTTCTAATCAATGTTGctaataattttagaaaattagaaactttaaaaatatggGGTTTTCAAGTTACAGATATTGGTATAATTGCACTTACACATAAAAAATCACTGAGACAACTTAGAATTAGATTTGAAGAtgattcttttaattattatatcactGATTCATCAGtccagttttttaaaaatatgacatACTTAGATGTACGAATGTGTAGTGTTACTAATTATTCAATCATTaaagttattgaaaattcaccagAATTAAAGATACTGAGAGTTGCATTTACAAAAGTAACTCATGAACTTGTTAAAAAAGCTGCTGAATTAACAAGAAATCGCAAGAAtggaattattttatcaatgatgATTTCTCTTGCAAATATTGATGGTATATTTGATACTCCAGAATATAAATCACCATTTTTAGAAATTGAATGCGTCGTTTCAACTCGAGATTTATTAGATGATgacgaataa
- the LOC122847841 gene encoding uncharacterized protein LOC122847841: MQCVKKRKLDEIECVDVAENEMIVSPPHKKQMVQYEQNDVDVDDDAAWMEDNVIDRVNTYCLAHIFKHIPPFERPKVAQVCKKWREALPYSWSNVKKLECLHWKYDGVVAHRGSRKVICLKGLIDQCGRYLTELNTIHYDNSDIVPLIRISCPHLVRLQLRFKNIKSLHFKDAFSYMSKLQILRLIFQCSASIPILLILALRDLTRTLKTLAFFNWKRNPRNQKMPALFSSVFSQMTTLRFFDLFGYQFPDQYA, from the exons atgCAGTGTGTAAAAAAGCGGAAGCTAGATGAGATTGAATGTGTAGACGTGGCTGAAAATGAAATGATAGTTTCACCACCTCACAAGAAGCAAATG GTACAATATGAGCAgaatgatgttgatgttgatgatgatgcagcATGGATGGAGGATAACGTAATTGACCGTGTTAATACTTATTGCTTGGCACATATATTTAAGCATATTCCACCATTTGAAAGACCAAAAGTTGCACAAg tatgtAAAAAGTGGAGAGAAGCTCTTCCTTATTCCTGGTCCAATGTAAAAAAGCTCGAGTGTCTCCATTGGAAATATGATGGTGTTGTAGCACATAGAGGAAGTCGAAAAGTTATATGTTTAAAAGGATTAATAGATCAATGTGGTCGCTATTTAACAGAATTGAATACAATTCATTATGATAATTCTGATATAGTGCCATTGATCAGAATATCTTGTCCACATCTTGTGAGACTTCAattgagatttaaaaatattaaaagtttacATTTTAAAGATGCATTTTCATACATGTCGAAACTTCAAATACTAAGactaatatttcaatgtagTGCAAGCATACCCATTTTGTTGATACTGGCGTTGAGGGATCTTACTCGTACTTTAAAGACTCTTGCATTTTTTAACTGGAAAAGAAATCCCCGTAACCAAAAAATGCCAGCTTTATTCAGCTCg GTATTCTCTCAAATGACTACTTTGAGATTCTTTGATCTTTTTGGCTATCAATTTCCTGATCAATATGcatga
- the LOC122860903 gene encoding uncharacterized protein LOC122860903 produces MTLHWWMHWFWVTANIALIIAMPSTTQEPHVNRDKNLMEKPMFIRITTKSPDIKISISQSTITTMPLFKNNRNAKAINPYEPSKIINREYLAGPDIIKDTIPNSSKPYKYRPTTTTSTYQYLPTKTVEIYNNPSKIRTIKQSNIVNIQRDIENIEEIQNDSPDYSNKKDQDEQDEEEIIQTRQDTRILWIIPTTTTTKTTTSNYPTRRRSYDVEKNNKKITINNNDGDDGGDDLSVLPIRLEETELKVVVNTSRMINGDSDTLSFSSQTVNRSEDIEIESPKILSQTSSSPVLQASIEEYTRERLNRARLSSEFKNIRNEGRSFIGESLDRIDDIDDTVRGESELIGNYQNNNNNKQFTTLDIAAIGGSFLAMAVLISSMASFGFLMYRKKYLNPPQTLNSDKCSNPDSSGYIDDSTIRDNSEEMYSLDNDSFLNSLEAMTIQNYWTDSVKHTKL; encoded by the exons ATGACGCTACACTGGTGGATGCACTGGTTCTGGGTGACTGCAAACATTGCAT taATCATTGCAATGCCATCAACCACACAAGAACCACATGTTAAtcgagataaaaatttaatggaaaaacCAATGTTTATtagaataacaacaaaatcaccagatataaaaataagcaTTAGTCAAAGTACGATAACCACAATgcctttatttaaaaataatcgtaATGCCAAGGCAATTAATCCATATGAACCgtccaaaataataaatagagaATATTTGGCTGGTCCAGATATAATTAAAGACACTATACCAAATTCTTCCAAACCATATAAATATCgtccaacaacaacaacaagtaccTATCAATATTTACCAACAAAAAcagttgaaatatataataatccaTCAAAAATACGtacaataaaacaatcaaatattgttaatatacaaagagacattgaaaatattgaagaaataCAAAATGACAGTcctgattattcaaataaaaaagatcaaGATGAacaagatgaagaagaaataatacaaacacGTCAAGACACTAGAATATTATGGATaataccaacaacaacaacaacaaaaacaacaacatcaaattATCCAACAAGACGTAGAAGttatgatgttgaaaaaaataataaaaaaataacaattaataataatgatggtgatgatggtggtgatgattTAAGTGTATTACCAATAAGACTTGAAGAAACAGAATTAAAAGTTGTTGTTAATACAAGTCGAATGATAAATGGTGACAGTGATACATTGTCATTTAGTAGTCAAACAGTTAATAGATCAGAAGATATTGAAATTGAATCaccaaaaatattatcacaaacatcatcatcaccagttTTACAAGCAAGTATTGAAGAATATACAAGAGAGAGATTAAATAGAGCAAGACTTAgtagtgaatttaaaaatattagaaatgaAGGAAGATCATTTATCGGTGAAAGTTTGGATAGAATTGATGACATTGATGATACTGTTAGGGGTGAAagtgaattaattggtaattatcaaaacaacaataataataaacaatttacgACACTTGATATTGCTGCTATTGGTGGAAGTTTTTTAGCTATGGCTGTTTTAATAAGCAGTATGGCTAGTTTTGGTTTTCTTATGTAcag gaaaaaatatttaaatccaCCACAAACATTAAACAGTGACAAATGCAGTAATCCTGATAGTTCTGGTTACATTGATGATTCAACAATTCGC GATAATTCAGAAGAAATGTACAGTCTTGATAATGATTCATTTCTCAACTCTTTGGAAGCAATGACAATACAAAATTACTGGACGGATAGTGTTAAACACACAAAACtatag
- the LOC122860904 gene encoding pyruvate dehydrogenase (acetyl-transferring) kinase, mitochondrial produces MKLTLRCFGNIRKMLDFYSQFNPSPLSIKQFIDFGLSACERKSFTFLRKELPVRLANIMQEIHLLPEHLLRMPSVGIVNNLYIKSFEEILQFETSDINNDTLDKFCQALIKIRNRHSDVVEVMAKGVLELKESHDVDVQMENSMQYFLDRFFMSRVSIRMLINQHTLLFGGVLNGHSRHVGCIDPFCDVISVVKDAYENARFLCDQYYLASPELIVKVHNAYDQSKEVRIIYVPSHLYHMLFELFKNSMRAVMEHHGSDSDSYPPVEVTVIQGKEDICVKMSDLGGGIPRSQTDHLFKYMYSTAPQPSQSGSDTVPLAGYGYGLPLSRLYARYFHGDIVLISCEGYGTDAVIYMKALSNEANELLPIFNKTSSKFYRTPVPTADWSSSCGGGMAARQLNMSHNQGHRLPNGMNVNPC; encoded by the exons atgAAGCTGACACTGAGATGTTTTggaaatataagaaaaatgctggatttttattcacaatttaatCCATCACCACTGTCAATTAAACAATTCATTGATTTTG gtTTAAGTGCATGTGAACGAAAATCATTCACATTTTTGAGAAAAGAATTGCCAGTTAGATTGGCAAATATAATGCAAGAAATCCACTTGTTACCAGAACATCTACTTCGTATGCCAAGTGTtggaattgttaataatttatatataaaatcatttgaagaaaTACTACAATTTGAAACATCTGACATTAATAATGATACACTTGACAA ATTTTGTCAGGCGTTAATTAAAATACGTAATCGTCACAGTGATGTTGTTGAAGTAATGGCAAAAGGTGTCCTTGAATTAAAAGAATCACATGATGTTGATGTACAAATGGAAAATAGTATGCAATATTTTCTTGATAGATTTTTTATGTCACGTGTGTCAATAAGGATGTTGATAAATCAACACA cattattaTTTGGTGGTGTATTGAATGGACACAGTAGACACGTGGGTTGTATTGATCCATTTTGTGACGTTATTAGTGTCGTTAAAGATGCATATGAAAATGCTCGTTTTTTATGTGATCAATATTATCTTGCAAGTCCTGAATTGATTGTTAAAGTTCACAAtg catACGATCAAAGCAAAGAAGTGAGAATAATATATGTACCAAGTCATTTGTATCATATgctatttgaattatttaaaaatagtatgaGAGCTGTTATGGAACATCATGGATCAGATTCTGATTCTTATCCACCAGTTGAAGTAACTGTAATTCAAGGAAAAGAAGATATTTGTGTcaag atgtCTGATTTGGGTGGTGGAATACCAAGATCACAAActgatcatttatttaaatacatgtataGTACAGCACCACAACCAAGTCAATCTGGTAGTGATACTGTTCCATTGGCTGGTTATGGATATGGTCTTCCATTGTCTAGGCTTTATGCTAGATATTTTCATGGTGATATTGTGTTGATAAGTTGTGAGGGATATGGTACTGATGCTGTTATTTATATGAAGGCACTTTCAAATGAGGCCAATGAATTATTGCCAATATTTAATAAGACATCATCAAAGTTTTATCGTACACCAGTACCAACAGCTGACTGGAGCAGTTCTTGTGGTGGTGGTATGGCAGCAAGACAATTAAATATGAGCCATAATCAAGGACACAGATTACCAAATGGTATGAATGTCAATCCTtgttaa
- the LOC122860905 gene encoding GATA zinc finger domain-containing protein 1, protein MPLGSKPTCIKCSSIDTTLWHSTELGSICNTCIENEKSSSSKNDDEDKGGKPSRKSTRVTRWCKPDQNINMVVKGVSKGKGRRHIFKKQPMKAPTSVATPVTSNFVFYKGSYFQIGDIVSMEDEDGGIYYAQIRGLLTDQYCEKSAAVTWLLPTTSSPPPEEGFSPETYIIGPEEDLPRKLECMEFIMHAPSDYYKLKNTPYPKSLDETGAGYIWTSMRNEYNYARR, encoded by the exons atgccaCTGGGATCAAAACCAACATGTATAAAGTGTAGTTCAATTGATACAACACTTTGGCATTCAACAGAACTTGGTAGTATATGTAATACATgtatagaaaatgaaaaatcaagttctagtaaaaatgatgatgaagacaAGGGTGGTAAACCATCAAGAAAAAGTACAAGAGTAACAAGATGGTGTAAACCagatcaaaatataaatatggtTGTCAAAGGTGTATCAAAAGGTAAAGGACGTcgacatatatttaaaaaacag ccaaTGAAAGCACCAACATCAGTTGCAACACCAGTTACaagtaattttgttttttacaaaggttcatattttcaaattggTGATATTGTATCAATGGAAGATGAAGATGGTGGTATTTATTATGCACAAATACGTGGTTTATTGACTGATCAATATTGTGAAAAAAGTGCTGCTGTTACATGGCTTTTACCAACGACATccag TCCACCTCCTGAAGAAGGATTTAGTCCAGAAACTTATATTATTGGACCTGAAGAAGATTTACCAAGAAAATTAGAATGTATGGAATTTATAATGCATGCACCATctgattattataaacttaaaaatacaCCATATCCAAAATCACTTGATGAAACTGGTGCTGGATACATTTGGACATCAATgagaaatgaatataattatgcaagaagataa